The Daphnia magna isolate NIES linkage group LG3, ASM2063170v1.1, whole genome shotgun sequence genomic interval TCATCGGCACGGAAATCAGTCCTGAGAGTAAATGTAGAACAAGAGACTAAGTAAAGTATCAGATTAGACTGGTAATAGCGAAAACCTACCTCAGCATCAAAATTTCTCGTACTTCTTGCGGTGTTAACCGCCATGTTACCGTCCCGGCATTAGGGCCCCAATATTCAGATATTTCTGCCAGAGTTTCAATGTTCAATATTGTGACTATTTGTGTCAACCGAGTGAATCGGTCACGTATAGTCCATGTCGTTGTTGTGCTTAAATAAGTTATCAACGCTCTTATTTCCTTGTCTAGCTGTAAAGCGCCTAGCTGCAGGATATTTTAAGAGGCCAGTAAATGCATTTTGTTCGGAAACATCGGTTGGTTAACCTTACCCTGTTAAAAGCAGTTTTGAAGATGACTTTCTCAAACTGTTGAGCGACTTGTGATGTGAGCGTCCCAATTAAGGTTTGGTAATTATTGACAGTTAAGGAATCTTTAAAGCCACTCATGAATCCGTCTAAATGGAGATTTAGTTCCTGGATAAATGGATCTTGGGCTTCATAACAGCTGAACTCCTCCTATTCGCATAAAAGGTCACACccatttagaaaaaaaaaacaaataaatttaatatgAAGGTGGAAATGGACTCTACCTCGTCAATTACGTGGTTGACAGAAAGAAGCTGGTCAACCCATGGCTTAATACGAGGCTTAATGGCTGAAGATTTTAGCTGCTCGTGGCCGAAATCTAATAAGTGACGGAATTTACTTTTTGATGTTTGAAATCCAGCCAGGCAcgactttattttttcttggtcACGACTCATCATGGTGCTTCCAAGGTTAATTTGGATTTCATGAGAAACATTTTTATCCAATGTTTCAATGCATTCTATGCTAGTTTCAATATTGTTGAGTGCTGTCTAAATTTCAATATATAATACATATATAATGCAGATAAGAATCAAAGTTTAAAAAGACACCGTGAACATGTAGAATAACTACGGAAAGGGTAAGTTACCAAGAAGTTCGCTTTGGTTTTTTCTGTATCAGATGGCTGGAGTCTTATCGATCCTTGTTGGAGTGAGCTCTGTATAGCGTTATAGGCCTGCGTTAAATCCAAATAGCCAGATGGAAATCCCAGCTTACACTGCTGTTGGAATACCAAGGCGTAATCTTCTTCCAAGAGGGTACACGCATTGTTGATGACAGCGCAAATGCTATCAATACTGCAGCTAGTCAGACTTCGTCtaagaatttttgaaatttaaaaatgcaaaaatattTAGTATACATGAAGTTTAGTAcctaattgatttttttactaaaaagAAGACATCATCGACTATACTAGAGGTTAAAGAACCTTCTACGGCCGTATCCATTGCAACGGCTTTCGAGACGCTTTCGACAAGAAAATAACGCTCCAGCATAATGTAATGGCCAAGAAGCTCTTGGACAGCACGGTTAATTCCAGTTTTATTCTGCAACAACTTTTCGAATTCGTTCATTCGAAGATCACGAGTCTGTTCTTCTGTAATTCCAACTTCAAGATCATTCTGGAAAGAATTATTGATTTTTCATGATTATAGCTTATGGATCGCAGATAATTTtgtaaaaacgaaaaaagtaAATGTAACTACCGCCACTCTCCGGCGAAGAAAACGTAGATAAAGCACTGTTCGAGAACTAAGGAGAGTAAGCTCAGCAAGAACGGCATCCAAAATCCTAGGATCGCATTTCTCGTGTAATGCTTTGTTactaaaaaagaagtaaagaTAAATAGTTTTAGAAACCGTTTCTGGTTGGCAGGTGCTTACGCGTTTGATAGTACTTCCGATACCAGATGGATTTGCTTGTCAAGCTGCCGAGAGCGACGAAATTCCACTAATATTTGATTTGCTTGTTTATCGCATTCTGGTTGTAAATATTCCACTACTTGAAGAAGACGACCAGGACCTAGAAATCATATTACATTCTAAGGTGGCGTCTAATAGCATACAAACTCTCTATACTAAAATCAATATAACATAACACGTTGTCACACCGTAATAGGTTTCCACTAATGGCTGGTGGATTTCAATAATGCGAGCCACGCTTTCCAGAAGAACAGTTAGTGTGTCGGCAAAATAAACATTTGCCCTCACACTGGTGGATTCTCCATCAGCTTGCCTCAGacttttttgagttttttctttcaactgaaaaatatatgtaaacattatGTAATTTACTGATTTGCTACAGTACAGTTTATTTTAACCTGTGCCGCAAGATAGCTGCCAAACTTTGAAATTCCTTCTTCGTGCATGTTAAGAAGaggaaatattttaaaaaatctttcaaCAGATGCAGCATCAGTGTCTCTAACAGCTTCATCAAACTTCTGTTGGAGGACTTTACAAAGCTGAGCTTGTGCCTCATGTAACAGTACAAGGGAACTGTCCACAGTAGGACCTTCAAGATGTAATTAACATAATGAAGGAAGATAATACAATATTGTAATTTAGTTCTTGCCTTGGGCAATGTCTCCAGCTGTTAGCTTCAGGGTAGTTTCATCGATGGATAAAAATCTATGGACATGTGCAGCAGCTTTTTCAAAGTCCTCATTTTTCATAGCTGAGATTACACCTTCTCGACAAAGTTGTAGGTCCAGTAGATCATTCACCCGCTTTTGGCATTCTGAAACTCTACccttttttattgaaaaatcaTCAAGAAGCATTACTACCAATATTTTGGACAGCATTTGACTGGGAATACCTTGGCAATATCAAGTTCTCTCACTTTAGCACTCACATTTTCTGCAAGTGTGCAAGTGAAATGTATCATTCCTGATAGGTGTTTTGCATCACTTTTCACAGATTTGAGACGAGGGACGAGTAGGGAAACATTCCGCAGTTTTGCTTCTATGTCACATTGCTGACCCATCAGTAAGTCAAGCTTTTCTGTAATTCTAATCTGAGTCAAGAAAAAGTCAtgttatttcaaattttaccaaTACTTAATTTTTGTAATGACAATACTTCTTCCAAATTCAAACGTTGATATT includes:
- the LOC116919612 gene encoding conserved oligomeric Golgi complex subunit 4 isoform X3, with protein sequence MNSLSNIQEQYQRLNLEEIRITEKLDLLMGQQCDIEAKLRNVSLLVPRLKSVKSDAKHLSGMIHFTCTLAENVSAKVRELDIAKGRVSECQKRVNDLLDLQLCREGPTVDSSLVLLHEAQAQLCKVLQQKFDEAVRDTDAASVERFFKIFPLLNMHEEGISKFGSYLAAQLKEKTQKSLRQADGESTSVRANVYFADTLTVLLESVARIIEIHQPLVETYYGPGRLLQVVEYLQPECDKQANQILVEFRRSRQLDKQIHLVSENDLEVGITEEQTRDLRMNEFEKLLQNKTGINRAVQELLGHYIMLERYFLVESVSKAVAMDTAVEGSLTSSIVDDVFFLVKKSIRRSLTSCSIDSICAVINNACTLLEEDYALVFQQQCKLGFPSGYLDLTQAYNAIQSSLQQGSIRLQPSDTEKTKANFLTALNNIETSIECIETLDKNVSHEIQINLGSTMMSRDQEKIKSCLAGFQTSKSKFRHLLDFGHEQLKSSAIKPRIKPWVDQLLSVNHVIDEEEFSCYEAQDPFIQELNLHLDGFMSGFKDSLTVNNYQTLIGTLTSQVAQQFEKVIFKTAFNRLGALQLDKEIRALITYLSTTTTWTIRDRFTRLTQIVTILNIETLAEISEYWGPNAGTVTWRLTPQEVREILMLRTDFRADEIKRLKL
- the LOC116919612 gene encoding conserved oligomeric Golgi complex subunit 4 isoform X2, whose product is MNSLSNIQEQYQRLNLEEIRITEKLDLLMGQQCDIEAKLRNVSLLVPRLKSVKSDAKHLSGMIHFTCTLAENVSAKVRELDIAKGRVSECQKRVNDLLDLQLCREGPTVDSSLVLLHEAQAQLCKVLQQKFDEAVRDTDAASVERFFKIFPLLNMHEEGISKFGSYLAAQLKEKTQKSLRQADGESTSVRANVYFADTLTVLLESVARIIEIHQPLVETYYGPGRLLQVVEYLQPECDKQANQILVEFRRSRQLDKQIHLVSEVLSNANKALHEKCDPRILDAVLAELTLLSSRTVLYLRFLRRRVANDLEVGITEEQTRDLRMNEFEKLLQNKTGINRAVQELLGHYIMLERYFLVESVSKAVAMDTAVEGSLTSSIVDDVFFLVKKSIRRSLTSCSIDSICAVINNACTLLEEDYALVFQQQCKLGFPSGYLDLTQAYNAIQSSLQQGSIRLQPSDTEKTKANFLTALNNIETSIECIETLDKNVSHEIQINLGSTMMSRDQEKIKSCLAGFQTSKSKFRHLLDFGHEQLKSSAIKPRIKPWVDQLLSVNHVIDEEEFSCYEAQDPFIQELNLHLDGFMSGFKDSLTVNNYQTLIGTLTSQVAQQFEKVIFKTAFNRLGALQLDKEIRALITYLSTTTTWTIRDRFTRLTQIVTILNIETLAEISEYWGPNAGTVTWRLTPQEVREILMLRTDFRADEIKRLKL
- the LOC116919612 gene encoding conserved oligomeric Golgi complex subunit 4 isoform X1, coding for MNSLSNIQEQYQRLNLEEIRITEKLDLLMGQQCDIEAKLRNVSLLVPRLKSVKSDAKHLSGMIHFTCTLAENVSAKVRELDIAKGRVSECQKRVNDLLDLQLCREGVISAMKNEDFEKAAAHVHRFLSIDETTLKLTAGDIAQGPTVDSSLVLLHEAQAQLCKVLQQKFDEAVRDTDAASVERFFKIFPLLNMHEEGISKFGSYLAAQLKEKTQKSLRQADGESTSVRANVYFADTLTVLLESVARIIEIHQPLVETYYGPGRLLQVVEYLQPECDKQANQILVEFRRSRQLDKQIHLVSEVLSNANKALHEKCDPRILDAVLAELTLLSSRTVLYLRFLRRRVANDLEVGITEEQTRDLRMNEFEKLLQNKTGINRAVQELLGHYIMLERYFLVESVSKAVAMDTAVEGSLTSSIVDDVFFLVKKSIRRSLTSCSIDSICAVINNACTLLEEDYALVFQQQCKLGFPSGYLDLTQAYNAIQSSLQQGSIRLQPSDTEKTKANFLTALNNIETSIECIETLDKNVSHEIQINLGSTMMSRDQEKIKSCLAGFQTSKSKFRHLLDFGHEQLKSSAIKPRIKPWVDQLLSVNHVIDEEEFSCYEAQDPFIQELNLHLDGFMSGFKDSLTVNNYQTLIGTLTSQVAQQFEKVIFKTAFNRLGALQLDKEIRALITYLSTTTTWTIRDRFTRLTQIVTILNIETLAEISEYWGPNAGTVTWRLTPQEVREILMLRTDFRADEIKRLKL